One genomic window of Salvia miltiorrhiza cultivar Shanhuang (shh) chromosome 4, IMPLAD_Smil_shh, whole genome shotgun sequence includes the following:
- the LOC131019583 gene encoding uncharacterized protein LOC131019583 isoform X2, translating into MMMSWFNLAANDSMAPLVLYHYPCPDGAFGALAAYLYFSHSLASAPPLFFPNTVYSPIRAENLPLNEIDTVYLLDFVGPPGFVEELSRKVGRVVVLDHHKTALEMLGSGTLTNGNVTTVIDMDRSGATIAYDYFKEKLLGGEINSDINGAVAEFRRVRRLFEYIEDGDLWRWRLPNSKAFSSGLKDLNLEFDVTLNPSMFQQLLSLELDSVISQGVSSLEDKQKKIEKVLELSYEITLGGGAFGNCLAVNADSIQELRSELGNQLALKSLKMNRRVVNL; encoded by the exons atgatgatgagttggTTTAATTTGGCAGCAAACGATTCAATGGCGCCTTTGGTGCTATATCACTACCCCTGCCCCGATGGCGCCTTTGGTGCCTTGGCGGCCTACCTCTACTTCTCTCATTCTCTGGCCTCCGCTCCTCCTCTCTTCTTCCCCAATACCGTTTACTCTCCTATCAG AGCTGAGAATTTGCCCTTGAATGAAATTGATACTGTTTACCTGCTGGATTTTGTGGGGCCGCCAGGTTTCGTCGAGGAGCTCTCTCGAAAAGTTGGAAG GGTTGTAGTCCTGGACCATCACAAGACTGCTCTCGAGATGTTGGGTTCGGGGACATTAACTAATGGGAATGTGACTACAGTGATAGACATGGACAGGAGTGGAGCTACAATAGCTTATGATTATTTCAAGGAGAAACTCTTGGGTGGAGAAATCAACAGCGATATCAATGGTGCTGTTGCTGAATTCAGGAGAGTGAGGAGACTATTTGAATACATTGAGGATGGTGATCTGTGGAGGTGGCGCCTTCCAAATAGTAAAGCATTTAGCAGTGGGTTGAAGGATTTAAATCTTGAATTTGATGTCACATTAAATCCCTCTATGTTCCAACAG TTGCTCTCATTAGAACTCGACTCAGTAATAAGTCAAGGTGTGTCAAGCTTGGAAGACAAACAGAAAAAGATAGAGAAGGTTCTCGAGCTGTCGTATGAAATAACTCTTGGTGGTGGTGCTTTTGGAAATTGCCTG GCTGTCAATGCGGATTCGATCCAGGAGCTAAGGAGTGAGCTTGGGAATCAGTTAGCTCTTAAAAGCCTCAAAATGAACAGGAG GGTTGTGAACTTGTGA
- the LOC131019583 gene encoding uncharacterized protein LOC131019583 isoform X1 gives MMMSWFNLAANDSMAPLVLYHYPCPDGAFGALAAYLYFSHSLASAPPLFFPNTVYSPIRAENLPLNEIDTVYLLDFVGPPGFVEELSRKVGRVVVLDHHKTALEMLGSGTLTNGNVTTVIDMDRSGATIAYDYFKEKLLGGEINSDINGAVAEFRRVRRLFEYIEDGDLWRWRLPNSKAFSSGLKDLNLEFDVTLNPSMFQQLLSLELDSVISQGVSSLEDKQKKIEKVLELSYEITLGGGAFGNCLAVNADSIQELRSELGNQLALKSLKMNRRGIGAVVYRVPELGNDSLLKISLRSVGDVDTTSISQKYGGGGHRNASSFMIDNARFQTWKVS, from the exons atgatgatgagttggTTTAATTTGGCAGCAAACGATTCAATGGCGCCTTTGGTGCTATATCACTACCCCTGCCCCGATGGCGCCTTTGGTGCCTTGGCGGCCTACCTCTACTTCTCTCATTCTCTGGCCTCCGCTCCTCCTCTCTTCTTCCCCAATACCGTTTACTCTCCTATCAG AGCTGAGAATTTGCCCTTGAATGAAATTGATACTGTTTACCTGCTGGATTTTGTGGGGCCGCCAGGTTTCGTCGAGGAGCTCTCTCGAAAAGTTGGAAG GGTTGTAGTCCTGGACCATCACAAGACTGCTCTCGAGATGTTGGGTTCGGGGACATTAACTAATGGGAATGTGACTACAGTGATAGACATGGACAGGAGTGGAGCTACAATAGCTTATGATTATTTCAAGGAGAAACTCTTGGGTGGAGAAATCAACAGCGATATCAATGGTGCTGTTGCTGAATTCAGGAGAGTGAGGAGACTATTTGAATACATTGAGGATGGTGATCTGTGGAGGTGGCGCCTTCCAAATAGTAAAGCATTTAGCAGTGGGTTGAAGGATTTAAATCTTGAATTTGATGTCACATTAAATCCCTCTATGTTCCAACAG TTGCTCTCATTAGAACTCGACTCAGTAATAAGTCAAGGTGTGTCAAGCTTGGAAGACAAACAGAAAAAGATAGAGAAGGTTCTCGAGCTGTCGTATGAAATAACTCTTGGTGGTGGTGCTTTTGGAAATTGCCTG GCTGTCAATGCGGATTCGATCCAGGAGCTAAGGAGTGAGCTTGGGAATCAGTTAGCTCTTAAAAGCCTCAAAATGAACAGGAG GGGAATTGGAGCTGTTGTATACAGAGTTCCTGAGCTTGGGAATGACTCACTGTTGAAAATTAGCCTAAGGAGTGTTGGTGACGTGGACACTACATCCATATCACAG AAATATGGAGGTGGTGGGCACAGGAATGCCAGTTCGTTCATGATAGATAATGCCAGATTTCAAACATGGAAGGTCTCTTAA
- the LOC131019585 gene encoding NAC domain-containing protein 54 isoform X2, with protein sequence MELYKSHMMVVLLEHFKSGAGGGSIMAPVGLPPGFRFHPTDEELVNYYLKRKIQGQEIELDIIPEVDLYKCEPWELADKSFLPSRDPEWYFFGPRDRKYPNGFRTNRATRAGYWKSTGKDRRVTSQNRAVGMKKTLVYYRGRAPQGIRTDWVMHEYRLDDKEWEDVSGIQDSYALCRVFKKNGLCSEVEELGQSSSIPLLDHYMQGASNEHETMSPDFPLASSSTICMEEEDKDDKDESWMQFITDDVWCSSSATFGGEEVSHMGFTS encoded by the exons ATGGAGTTATATAAATCCCACATGATGGTAGTGTTGTTGGAGCATTTCAAAAGTGGCGCCGGCGGTGGTAGCATCATGGCCCCAGTCGGATTGCCTCCCGGTTTCAGGTTCCACCCCACCGACGAAGAGCTCGTCAACTACTACCTCAAGAGGAAGATCCAAGGCCAAGAAATCGAGCTCGATATCATCCCCGAAGTCGACCTTTACAAATGCGAGCCCTGGGAGCTCGCAG ACAAGTCTTTCCTACCAAGTCGGGACCCGGAGTGGTACTTCTTCGGCCCTAGGGACCGGAAGTACCCCAACGGCTTCCGGACCAACCGGGCTACCCGGGCGGGCTACTGGAAGTCCACCGGGAAGGACCGCAGGGTCACGAGCCAGAACCGGGCCGTCGGAATGAAGAAAACACTGGTTTACTATAGAGGAAGGGCCCCACAAGGGATAAGGACTGATTGGGTTATGCATGAGTATCGGCTTGATGATAAGGAGTGGGAAGATGTTTCTGGAATCCAG GACTCCTACGCGTTATGCCGTGTTTTCAAGAAAAACGGGCTGTGCTCTGAAGTAGAAGAGCTAGGGCAATCTAGTAGCATACCGTTGCTGGATCATTACATGCAAGGGGCCTCCAACGAGCATGAGACAATGTCGCCCGACTTCCCCTTGGCATCATCTTCCACTATCTGTATggaagaagaagataaagaTGATAAAGATGAGTCATGGATGCAGTTCATTACAGACGATGTTTGGTGTTCGTCTAGCGCAACATTTGGTGGCGAAGAGGTGTCTCACATGGGTTTCACAAGCTAA
- the LOC131019583 gene encoding uncharacterized protein LOC131019583 isoform X3, which produces MMMSWFNLAANDSMAPLVLYHYPCPDGAFGALAAYLYFSHSLASAPPLFFPNTVYSPIRAENLPLNEIDTVYLLDFVGPPGFVEELSRKVGRVVVLDHHKTALEMLGSGTLTNGNVTTVIDMDRSGATIAYDYFKEKLLGGEINSDINGAVAEFRRVRRLFEYIEDGDLWRWRLPNSKAFSSGLKDLNLEFDVTLNPSMFQQLLSLELDSVISQGVSSLEDKQKKIEKVLELSYEITLGGGAFGNCLVPIIDTSQNNKCCQCGFDPGAKE; this is translated from the exons atgatgatgagttggTTTAATTTGGCAGCAAACGATTCAATGGCGCCTTTGGTGCTATATCACTACCCCTGCCCCGATGGCGCCTTTGGTGCCTTGGCGGCCTACCTCTACTTCTCTCATTCTCTGGCCTCCGCTCCTCCTCTCTTCTTCCCCAATACCGTTTACTCTCCTATCAG AGCTGAGAATTTGCCCTTGAATGAAATTGATACTGTTTACCTGCTGGATTTTGTGGGGCCGCCAGGTTTCGTCGAGGAGCTCTCTCGAAAAGTTGGAAG GGTTGTAGTCCTGGACCATCACAAGACTGCTCTCGAGATGTTGGGTTCGGGGACATTAACTAATGGGAATGTGACTACAGTGATAGACATGGACAGGAGTGGAGCTACAATAGCTTATGATTATTTCAAGGAGAAACTCTTGGGTGGAGAAATCAACAGCGATATCAATGGTGCTGTTGCTGAATTCAGGAGAGTGAGGAGACTATTTGAATACATTGAGGATGGTGATCTGTGGAGGTGGCGCCTTCCAAATAGTAAAGCATTTAGCAGTGGGTTGAAGGATTTAAATCTTGAATTTGATGTCACATTAAATCCCTCTATGTTCCAACAG TTGCTCTCATTAGAACTCGACTCAGTAATAAGTCAAGGTGTGTCAAGCTTGGAAGACAAACAGAAAAAGATAGAGAAGGTTCTCGAGCTGTCGTATGAAATAACTCTTGGTGGTGGTGCTTTTGGAAATTGCCTG GTTCCAATAATTGATACTTCACAAAATAACAAGT GCTGTCAATGCGGATTCGATCCAGGAGCTAAGGAGTGA
- the LOC131019585 gene encoding NAC domain-containing protein 54 isoform X1 codes for MELYKSHMMVVLLEHFKSGAGGGSIMAPVGLPPGFRFHPTDEELVNYYLKRKIQGQEIELDIIPEVDLYKCEPWELADKSFLPSRDPEWYFFGPRDRKYPNGFRTNRATRAGYWKSTGKDRRVTSQNRAVGMKKTLVYYRGRAPQGIRTDWVMHEYRLDDKEWEDVSGIQVDSYALCRVFKKNGLCSEVEELGQSSSIPLLDHYMQGASNEHETMSPDFPLASSSTICMEEEDKDDKDESWMQFITDDVWCSSSATFGGEEVSHMGFTS; via the exons ATGGAGTTATATAAATCCCACATGATGGTAGTGTTGTTGGAGCATTTCAAAAGTGGCGCCGGCGGTGGTAGCATCATGGCCCCAGTCGGATTGCCTCCCGGTTTCAGGTTCCACCCCACCGACGAAGAGCTCGTCAACTACTACCTCAAGAGGAAGATCCAAGGCCAAGAAATCGAGCTCGATATCATCCCCGAAGTCGACCTTTACAAATGCGAGCCCTGGGAGCTCGCAG ACAAGTCTTTCCTACCAAGTCGGGACCCGGAGTGGTACTTCTTCGGCCCTAGGGACCGGAAGTACCCCAACGGCTTCCGGACCAACCGGGCTACCCGGGCGGGCTACTGGAAGTCCACCGGGAAGGACCGCAGGGTCACGAGCCAGAACCGGGCCGTCGGAATGAAGAAAACACTGGTTTACTATAGAGGAAGGGCCCCACAAGGGATAAGGACTGATTGGGTTATGCATGAGTATCGGCTTGATGATAAGGAGTGGGAAGATGTTTCTGGAATCCAGGTA GACTCCTACGCGTTATGCCGTGTTTTCAAGAAAAACGGGCTGTGCTCTGAAGTAGAAGAGCTAGGGCAATCTAGTAGCATACCGTTGCTGGATCATTACATGCAAGGGGCCTCCAACGAGCATGAGACAATGTCGCCCGACTTCCCCTTGGCATCATCTTCCACTATCTGTATggaagaagaagataaagaTGATAAAGATGAGTCATGGATGCAGTTCATTACAGACGATGTTTGGTGTTCGTCTAGCGCAACATTTGGTGGCGAAGAGGTGTCTCACATGGGTTTCACAAGCTAA